Proteins from one Chromatiales bacterium genomic window:
- a CDS encoding MFS transporter gives MFGFSRYQWIVLAAAWLGWGFDVFDGLLFNYVAPNAVPVLLGLTLGSAEAKTATLFWTGALTSLFLIGWAVGGVIFGPISDRFGRRRTLMITMVLYALGTACCALVTDMWQLVACRIIASLGIGGEWAAGAAMVAEVVDDDHRVEAGALLYTAAPFGLFLATGVNALIAGNLMSADPETSWRFVLLFGLLPATVAFFVRLFIKEPERWVQTAQAAKAPAPRISELFSAAFWPRTRSALLMTFIALLTWWSCNAFIPVVSATLGQAAAAAGGLDKAATSALVENWKTIATTSFNLGGLIGTLLTIPIAKRLGRRPMFAIYFGVSALALMATFGLDLPEETRLYAYFFIGLSVFGVFGSFTYYLPELYPTRLRATGAGFCYNIGRVVAAAGPYVVGSVAAAGAGSPAVILNALFAVAFVPLAGLLFIPLVVETRGQTLPE, from the coding sequence GTGTTCGGGTTCAGCCGCTATCAATGGATCGTGCTTGCAGCGGCCTGGCTGGGCTGGGGCTTCGATGTTTTCGATGGTCTGCTGTTCAACTATGTCGCACCAAACGCGGTGCCGGTCCTGCTCGGGCTGACGCTGGGCTCGGCGGAGGCAAAAACGGCAACCCTGTTCTGGACCGGTGCGCTGACTTCACTGTTCCTGATCGGATGGGCTGTCGGCGGGGTGATCTTCGGCCCGATCAGCGATCGCTTCGGCCGTCGCCGCACGCTGATGATCACCATGGTGCTCTATGCCCTTGGCACCGCCTGCTGTGCGCTGGTCACGGACATGTGGCAGCTCGTTGCCTGCCGGATCATCGCCAGTCTGGGCATCGGCGGCGAGTGGGCGGCGGGTGCGGCAATGGTTGCCGAGGTCGTCGATGACGACCATCGTGTCGAGGCCGGTGCACTGCTCTATACGGCGGCACCTTTCGGCCTGTTTCTCGCCACCGGCGTCAATGCACTGATCGCGGGGAACCTCATGAGCGCCGACCCGGAAACGAGCTGGCGCTTTGTACTGCTGTTCGGTTTGCTGCCGGCCACCGTGGCCTTTTTTGTACGCCTGTTCATCAAGGAACCGGAACGCTGGGTGCAGACCGCGCAGGCCGCCAAGGCACCGGCACCACGCATCAGCGAGCTCTTCTCGGCCGCGTTCTGGCCCCGCACGCGCAGTGCGTTGCTGATGACCTTCATCGCCCTGCTCACCTGGTGGAGTTGCAACGCCTTTATTCCCGTGGTGAGCGCGACTCTCGGCCAGGCCGCTGCTGCGGCCGGCGGCCTCGACAAGGCGGCAACCAGCGCGCTCGTGGAAAACTGGAAGACCATCGCCACCACCTCGTTCAACCTCGGCGGACTGATCGGTACCCTGCTCACCATCCCGATCGCCAAGCGACTGGGCCGGCGACCGATGTTTGCAATCTATTTCGGTGTTTCCGCGCTCGCACTGATGGCGACTTTTGGCCTGGATCTGCCGGAAGAAACCCGCCTGTATGCCTACTTCTTCATTGGCCTCAGCGTGTTTGGCGTGTTCGGCAGTTTCACCTACTACCTGCCGGAGTTGTACCCGACACGGCTGCGCGCCACGGGCGCCGGCTTCTGCTACAACATCGGCCGCGTCGTTGCGGCAGCCGGGCCCTATGTCGTCGGCAGTGTAGCGGCTGCAGGTGCCGGCTCACCGGCGGTAATCCTGAACGCGCTGTTCGCAGTGGCCTTCGTACCGCTGGCCGGCCTGCTGTTCATCCCGCTGGTCGTCGAGACCCGCGGCCAGACTTTGCCGGAATAG
- a CDS encoding rhomboid family intramembrane serine protease: MFPISDENPHFLTPWTTIGLIGLNILAWIFVQGLGTEPKLGASVCTLGLVPGELLQTLAAGTRFEVGPGMLCILGDTPNWLSPFSHMFLHGGWLHIIGNMWFLWIFGTNVEDSMGHARFLVFYLLCGLAAAALQIFSDPRSGIPMVGASGAIGGVMGAYVLLYPRVQVKMLVFLGIFVTTFSVPAVWMIGYWFVAQFIGGMGSIGAQGGVAFWAHVGGFLAGAALIFVFRDPELVRRHPYYGWS; the protein is encoded by the coding sequence GTGTTTCCAATCAGTGACGAGAACCCGCATTTCCTCACGCCGTGGACGACCATTGGCCTCATCGGCCTGAATATCCTGGCCTGGATCTTCGTGCAGGGGCTCGGTACCGAGCCGAAACTGGGCGCATCTGTCTGCACGCTCGGTCTGGTTCCCGGTGAGTTGCTGCAGACCCTGGCCGCCGGCACGCGCTTCGAGGTGGGGCCAGGAATGCTCTGCATACTCGGCGATACACCGAACTGGTTAAGCCCCTTCTCGCACATGTTCCTGCACGGCGGCTGGCTGCACATCATCGGCAACATGTGGTTTCTCTGGATCTTCGGCACCAATGTCGAAGACTCGATGGGGCACGCGCGCTTTCTCGTTTTCTATCTGCTCTGTGGCCTCGCCGCTGCTGCCCTGCAGATATTCTCTGATCCGCGTTCAGGGATTCCGATGGTCGGCGCGTCGGGTGCAATCGGCGGCGTGATGGGCGCCTATGTGCTGCTCTATCCGAGGGTCCAGGTAAAGATGCTGGTGTTCCTTGGCATTTTCGTCACGACATTTTCCGTGCCAGCCGTCTGGATGATCGGCTACTGGTTTGTCGCGCAGTTCATCGGTGGAATGGGTTCCATCGGCGCGCAGGGCGGCGTTGCCTTCTGGGCGCATGTCGGCGGCTTTCTCGCCGGAGCAGCGCTGATCTTCGTGTTTCGCGACCCGGAACTTGTACGTCGTCATCCGTACTATGGCTGGTCCTGA